The nucleotide sequence AAACACCAGTTTTCTTTTGTAGTTCAACACCtaatgcatacatttttaacacatgCTTGAACATAAAGCTGGGCTagacataaaaatgtgcttAGGTATTAAGAATTttcttagtttgtttatttaggTAGTAAGGGTGAGTTTTATTTGCGCTTGGAAGGTGGATTTTGTTTTCCAACTTACAGCTAGAACTTGCAGAATAGATTTGTGGTATCATTCCTAGCTATGAATCAAGCACCAAAGCTCCAGCTGGTATGCAGCTACTTAAAACCAGATCCGATGCCCTGTTTACACATATGCCAATATGATTCAAACTGTGTAATGCAATTCGTAGCACTATTGCCTAGGAGCAAGAAGGTCATGGGTTCAAAACCAGACCTGGTGtttttctgcatgaagtttgcatgttcttcctgtgcatgtgtgggttctctagCTTCCTCCTACAGCTCAAACACATGAGTGAGTTAACTGAGTCTATCCAAATTGCCCTCAGGTGTGTGAGTGCATGGTTTATCTGCCCTGGGATGGAAAGGGTGTTTCTtgcccattgactgctggagatagcgGTCCCTCCTTTCCCACATCGTGTGTGTCTGGCTTAATGACAAGCAGAAATGTTCTCTGGCTGTCGTAGCTATaccaaacatatttgctttatACCTATGGGATGGGTGtttcaaaccattttctgttccaagTCACTATTGTTTCAATACAAGATGCAGGTTCATTTGTAGTTACTGCTATAGCAAACAAAGATACTGGAGTAGATGTAGATGAACAGGAGCATGGAAAGAGTTAAAAAGCGCTAAATCTAATGTGACAACAACATGAACCtcaaaaacttaaaagtattAAAGCAGTCCGTCTCTTGTATGTTGGGTACTTTGAGTTTGGGACTGAGAAGCAGAAATTGCATACCTGGATGCTGTGTTAAGCTCCCTTTAATACAGATCAGAATTATAGAAATGGTAGCATTAATtttcacagcaaaattatataGTCTTGGTTTCTGACTAGTCTAAAATAGgttattctgtatttttttatatttagcatAATTTTAGATGTGATCTCATGCGTTCTGAAAATTGTCAAATTGAATCATGATTcactccaaaataaaaacaatttatttcctACAATATAACTTTATATTTAGGCCTAGCTATTTTACTATTGAAACTTTTCTTTATCGGCAGCTTGATATGAGATTTGCAGTTAAGTGGAAAAACCAGCGGAGTCATTAATAACACTGTTTGCACAGAAACACAATTGAACACAGATACATTCCTGCATGTCTTTCTCATGAcaacttctattttttttggcatttcgTGAAAATAATACAGTTTACTTTCATTACCGAGCTGAAACACTGTAAAGCATTTAAAGTGGTCTGGTATATTTCTGGATCAAACAATCAACACAAGTCTGAAACCAACTAAAACTCTTCTAtaagtttgttttggttttaagcTGCATAAAATCAAGACCATAGGTCTGCAACCTTTaggatccaaaaaaaaaacaaaaacagttttgccCTCAATCCAGCTAAATAAACCTGTTAGAGCCACAAATATTACATGACATAGGAAAAGATAAAACTTATAATTATTCTATAAAGATGTACTGTATGGAAacctgtatttttatttctattttgggggtttaaaataaagaagaaaacatattttatgtaatgtatgacaaaaaaatgtaatcctaAAGTATCTTAAAAATATTACTCTTCCTGTTAGTGTCAAAAAATTCAGATCagttattcaataaattattaaaaatgctaaaacctgcatttgctgttatatctatatttatttttattttttttattatttttagcaaAAGTTATTAAAAGCTATTACAGAAAAGTTGCAGGCTGCAGACACCTGGTCTAGACCTTTTAACCTTCAGTTGTCTGAACGAGTGGTTCAGGCGGGCTGAATAATATTGTCAAATCTCTGAAACCCTACAATGATGCTTCTTATACTTGATATTAAGACCAGAAAACACATGCAAAAatcaaagaataataataaaattgacATCTGTAAGATGCAGGCCAGATAGACTCCACACAGCTTTCAGTTAGCAACACTGTCTGCATCAACaaaaaagctgcagctgaaaactgtaacatttttatgttattaagATTTATCCAGTTTCAAATTCACTGTCGTTGACTTTCTACACATCTAATCTACATCCCTTGCTATTTCAAGTAAAGCTGAACACAGTAATCAAAGGTTGAGGTAAACAAAggtccaacaaaataaaaccataacTTCACCTTCCAGAGAAACCAACCTAATCTAGGAAGGAACCACTTTTTTGCTATTTGATATAACTTAAAGGAGAATTGAAATCAGATCTGCACATACTGAGTTACcggaagtattttttttttatatgttttaattaaaatgatgtttAGTGTGTTTAGTGTTTCAAGTTTTGTGTGATGTTAGCTTcaaaatacttttcatttctCCTTTACCTCAATAAATGTCTTTGTTTCTGTAAGAATTTTGAGTCTTGTGTGCCATCTTGTGGTGGGGGAGCAAAACATCTCTAAGGAACTGCTATTGAAtgacttttttctgctttaaatagTGTCACCCAAACACGccaagctacaaaaaaaaaaaaaaaaaaaaaaagaacacacaacAATAATGAGGCACTTTAGAGTACAAAATAACCCCAAAACACCTATTGTTCAAGTTGAAAAGTCATCATATTATTATAAGGAGTGTGTATGAACagctttgacaccaattttAAACACCCAAACATCATATATTAATAAAAAGTCATCACTACGTTTATTTAGAAAGATAGGCCAAATAGAGTCCCATTTTCTCTTAGATTTTTATGCAGTCCCAAATAGTCCCCACATGATAAAATTTAGAATAATCCACATTGTCTCTGCAGTCCCTCTTTTAGTACGTCAAGAAAGAAAATGGACCTTTGGCTTAATTTGTCAGTTTCCTTAATGGCAAGAAAAGCGAAGAATAAAACTTCTAACATGAAGCTGGGTTTAACAGAGACAATCTTTTTCTTGTTAActttaacataaaaacaaaacgtaaTAAAAATAGATGAATTCAGAAGATAAAACTAGCTTCTTTCAGTACTTAAAATATGTATGAATGCTCTAAATATAATCTTCCACTGCCCTCAGGTAAAATACATTGGAATTTTTTACTATACAAAACTAAATATACATCTAATGTGTTTGGGTGGCCACCTTTACGGATatactaaaataaaattttgcaAATGCAGTCACACTACAATATAAAGCTGAGTTCCGCTACCacagcaaagaaacaaaataatcagGTGGAAGAGGGAGTCTGGAGGAGGAAAAACTGACCCAGAGAGTTCAGTCATCATCACTGTCGCTGCCCGACTCGCTGAGCTGAAGATCGTTTCCTGCAGAGACCAGCAGAAGAAAACAGGTGAGAAAATATTTTACTGAAATCCTCTCCTAGCGAACGCCCGAGCCCTCAGACACTCACGGAGTGTGTTCATGAGCTGGTTGTTGCCCTGCTGCCTGTCGACTTCTCCGTTGACCATGGGGAGGCGGCTGGGGGACGTCTGGCTGAGCGGCCGCGGGGCGTCGTTCTCAccgtcgctgctgctgctgtcgtcGCCGCTCCCTGAAGCGCTGGCTGAAtcggaggagctgctgctgccgctgctgctcaTCTGCTCTATGACATCCACCTCTGCTCTCAGCTCTGTCAGCACAGAATCATCAGAGTTAAGGTTCCTCAGTTAATGTTTCATTCCTTCCCTCCCCATTCATACTGATCCAGTCACGCAGtctaaaactcatctttagccTCTTAATGTTTAGGATTCAGTTAGCTTTGGTGCATGTGGTTGAACTTCATCACCTCTCTTGATGTCATCGAGCTGAGGTTCAGGGGAGGGGTTGTCCTTAGTTTGGGAGGGCGAAGTTTTGATCCCAGTTCCTGGTTTAGTTGGGGCCCGGAACTGGGAGCTGGGCTGGCTGGAGCGAACTGACTGCTGCTCAATGCGGGCCTGGATCTTACTGCTCCCCTCTGCCCTGTAGagtaaaaacacagcagagcaAATACACCTAACATTAGTCCTTTAGGATCATTTACTAAAATACAGACGAGCCAACATCAGATGTCtaacaatgtgtttttatttatctaaacgTCCAAAGCATTGACCTTCTCACCTTGTTTTCTTCACttggatgctgctgctgagcttCTCCAGTACAAATTCTCCTGTGTCATGGTTAATGATGAGCACACAATCCTTCTGATATGGCCGTTTGTTTCCTTTAAATACTGTCATAGGTGGTGTGGAGCCCTGAAAGACAAATCTGTTTGTAAATACCCATAACTACTGTCATAGTAGTTAGCAGCAAGTCAGACTGGTGTTTTGGGAACTGTCAAGCCAGCCTAACTGGCAATGTGGAGGCTACTTTGTGTAAACCTCCTCAGAGAGTCTTACTGGAATGTGAGGTAGAGTAATAGTAACTTCATCTCCTTTCCCAACTTGTAGCTCTCCTTCGCAACTCGTGTCGATAGATGCTGGCTTGAAGTcatctgaaaaagaaatgtaGGCATTAATCACATATCTGATCAGTTTTGAATAGTTCTGTTTAGAATAATAAGTTTAAAGTTGTGGGCCTACTTTAAAATTACTGGGGTCTCTAAAGCTCCACTCATACTTTCAGTGCACCTTTCTGCATTCCTCTCCTGTAACACTACCTCAGCCTGGCCTCTTTAAATTTGTCTTCAGTTTGGTACAttataaaagaaaagagaagtgCGAGAAAATGTGGAATCATGCAACTGATTTCTTCATTTGCAGCATTTACCAATCCAGTTCAATTGAATTCagtttatctatatagcaccAGTTCACACCTGCCATCTAAAAGCACTTTGCATAGTAAATTCAATctaatcatccagacagattgctTAAAATTTTGTCTATCataggaaacccagcagattgcgtcaagtcattgacttgcaacattcactcctccactgtgtggttgactttgcagcaatcactcATGCTGAGCATGCATGCAGCGATAGTGGAGAGGagaactctcctttaacaggaagaaacctccagcagaaccagaaccaggctcagtgtgaacggccatctgccacaatAGACTCGAGATTTGAGAAGAcaacaaatacacacaaaaagaacacataaacactgacctaggagtactttctatgttagagagaaATATAAAAGGTTATTGGCAGCACCAGCTCATTTAGTGGCTTCAACTACAAGAGAAACACAGCAAAGCAGATAATCCGAGATAGTTTTCAAGTGTGCAGGATGAAAGAGAGAAAGTACAGTTAGTTGCATTAAAATTTCAGTCAACAGGCTACAAGAGAAACAGGGTTAAACACTGAAATAGAGGGCAAAACCATTATCTATGGAACAAGAACAAAGTATAGCTATTGGTTTGTGATTAGTCTAAGGCCTTGCTAGTCTGTGGCTTTTCAGCCAATAATAAACACTatagcaaaattaaaaaatcaaaACCAAGTGGATATTAAAGAAAAAGATGACATAACAGCTGCAGGTTCACCCTGAATGCAAAAAGCATGGGAATAAAGTTTTAGATACAAATGTCTCATAatcaatattatttaataattatacTCCGTTTTACTAATCAGTGTCATAACATAAAATCGATGACTAAGAACCTTTGACTCAAAAGACAGTAAGAATTTTGAACtttactaatatttttttattaggttCTATTGTGCCACATGTTTAAAGTATATTCATATTGTTCAAATGTGATTTTAGAACACTTGCTACACAAATAATTACATTCTTATACTAAGTAATTATTTAGTAACGATCCGTTGTGCTGGCGCTCCTGATCATGACTGTAAACAAACACTGCAGCGCCTCTAACTCACATCTGATGGTATGGAAAGAAGATTTCGGCCTCTTCTCGAAGCTTTCTCCGAGCTTCAAGACATGCTCTTCTTTATCCAGCAGCGGATTCGTACTCCCATTCATGGTCGACGCTTTTTAAAAATGGTTCAAAACTTACATTTGCGTCCGATGGTTAAATCTGGCTACTTCAGCTGGGCTGAACTGCGAAtccaaataaagaaaagttAGCCTGCggatgctaactgttagcaaaACACCGCACACTTCCGGTTTCGGTTCGACTGTAAAATACTACCGAAAGTTGGTTGTTTTGCGTAACTTTTTAATCAACAAACATGGTTCTCCACGCAATAATTAGCTAATGATACAGTCAATACACTGAATTGGACAAGGAATGGTGTTTTTGACGCAACagggaaaagttcaaataaaattaaatccgTATTAAACAAAAGGAAGATGACAGAAATGATCCAAAGAAATTTTGGAAAACAGTTAAATCAGCTACTGAACAGGCGCCACTGAGTGACTTTCCTaattttgtttggaaaaaaagtaaaatggtgTCTGATAAATTagaaatttttaattattttaatgagcattttatttctgtaggtTCTCTATTTGATGACTTAAATTCATTCGGCCAAAATGCAAATAACGATGAACTGTTTTCGAATAATAATGGTAACTCCACCTCTTTTAACTTTTCCCCTATTTGTACAACTGAGGTTCTTAGAGAACTGAGGAACATAGACACCAGAAAAGCGGCAGGGCCAGATAACTTGGAtccattttttctaaagttggcTGCAGAGTTTATAGCAGAGCCATTGTCTCATATTTTTAATCTAAGTCTAATCACTAATAAAATCCCTAGTGTCTGGAAATCAGCATTTGTTTTGCCTCTATTCAAGGGTGGGGAGTCATCGCAGGTAAACAATTACTGACCAATTTCTAAATTATGTATCCTAGCAAAAATTTTTGAAAAGTTAGTTGCAGATCAACTAAAGAATTTTTTAGATTCCAATtgtattttacaaaatgtacagtccggttttagaaaaaaacatagtaCTGTTACTGCAACTTTAAAGGTTTTCAATGATCTGATCCAGGCTCATgataacaaaaaacattgtgttgCTTTGTTTATCGATCTATCAAAGGCATTTGACACAGTAAATCACACGCTTTTAATTGAAATTCTACACAAAATTGGGCTTTCACATCAAGCTACCATGTGGATAGCTGATTACTTGTCAAACAGAACCCAGAGAGTCCAATTAGCTGGCTACACGTCTTCTAatttaactattttaaatggCGTACCTCAAGGCTCAATTCTGGGTCCACTTTTATTCtccatttatataaataatttgtgCGTCAACTTGTCAAatgctttttatcatttttatgctgatgacttaATAATGTACTGCAACTCTTCATCATTATCACAGGCACTACAGTATTTACAGTCTGCTTTTAATGTAGTTCAAACACGGTTACAAACTTTGAAGTTGTTTTTGAATGTGGATAAGACTAAGGCAATGGTTTTCTCCCACTCTGCTAAACTACCAGAAATCCCTCTATTCCTTACCACTGCAGTAGGTGCACAAATTGAGTTTGTTAGTAATTATAAATATCTTGGTTTTATTCTAGATAAtgaactttcttttaaaaatcatattgcAAATCTATTACGAACATTGAAAATGAAGATTGGGTTTTATTATCGAAATGGACCGTGTTTCTCACTCAAAGCTAGAAGTAAATTGGTTGCAGCAACATTCCTGCCACTTCTGGATTATGGAGATGTTTTATATATGAATGCTTCAACCAAATGTCTGAAATCTTTGAATACTGTTTA is from Fundulus heteroclitus isolate FHET01 chromosome 3, MU-UCD_Fhet_4.1, whole genome shotgun sequence and encodes:
- the eaf1 gene encoding ELL-associated factor 1, which produces MNGSTNPLLDKEEHVLKLGESFEKRPKSSFHTIRYDFKPASIDTSCEGELQVGKGDEVTITLPHIPGSTPPMTVFKGNKRPYQKDCVLIINHDTGEFVLEKLSSSIQVKKTRAEGSSKIQARIEQQSVRSSQPSSQFRAPTKPGTGIKTSPSQTKDNPSPEPQLDDIKRELRAEVDVIEQMSSSGSSSSSDSASASGSGDDSSSSDGENDAPRPLSQTSPSRLPMVNGEVDRQQGNNQLMNTLRNDLQLSESGSDSDDD